In Deferribacter desulfuricans SSM1, the following are encoded in one genomic region:
- a CDS encoding hybrid sensor histidine kinase/response regulator, with protein MCPKEKSIFGKYRRYFDAINDAVLIIDKNYNINDANIKTEELLGIKIKDILGEKCFVVLNVGFCPGEKCPLPKCKLNKKRSAFETKINGRFYKVIVDPVFDDDGNFDGSVHIIMDVTANKAKELHLSQQLAINNEILENALVWIDILDKEGNVVLWNKAAERISGYSSEEVIGNPKIWEWLYPDENYRNEIFQKAKEILEGKLNVIDFVTKIRTKSGEARYISWYSNKLYDVEDNFYGSLAIGIDVTDKVKAEEKLRKSEEKFRVAFYTSPDAVNINRLEDGLYVSLNKGFTDITGYTEEEVIGKTSKELNIWYDYKDREYLTKQLKENGIVRNYESRFRIKDGSIKYGLMSACIIEISGEKYILSITRDITDYKKAIEEKEKLQQQLFQAQRLESIGRLAGGIAHDFNNMLSIIYSYIQLAQMHLDEKSQVYSYINEIFRASERATDLVKQLLAFARKMPAQPKIINVNEIIFNMLKMLKRVIPESIELKFEPVDNNCFVKIDEVQLEQIITNLCVNAKDAIKDKGRIIIQTQKYIVEEEAKSLVELIPGKYVLISISDTGEGIEKEHLSKIFEPFFTTKELGKGTGLGLATVYGIVKQNNGFINVYSEKGVGTTFKIYFPLIEETKVKKSVDMGNKGLIYAKNNETILVVEDEDYLLDAIKMQLESLGYRVIAFNNPEKALENIVEKKIDFDLIITDVIMPKMSGKEFFDKVKEVIHEPKVIFCSGYPESIISAEGIIGENIEFIQKPYHIEDLAKKIRRLLDS; from the coding sequence ATGTGCCCAAAGGAAAAATCTATTTTTGGAAAATATAGAAGATATTTTGATGCAATCAATGATGCCGTTTTAATAATAGATAAAAACTATAATATTAATGATGCCAATATCAAAACTGAAGAACTTCTTGGCATTAAAATTAAAGATATTTTAGGAGAAAAGTGTTTTGTAGTTTTAAATGTTGGTTTTTGCCCTGGAGAGAAATGCCCATTACCTAAATGTAAATTAAATAAGAAAAGAAGTGCTTTTGAAACTAAGATTAATGGTAGATTTTATAAGGTGATTGTTGATCCTGTTTTTGATGATGATGGTAATTTTGATGGTTCAGTCCATATTATCATGGATGTGACGGCTAATAAAGCTAAAGAGTTGCATCTAAGCCAGCAATTAGCAATTAATAATGAAATATTGGAAAATGCTCTTGTGTGGATTGATATTCTTGATAAAGAAGGGAATGTGGTACTGTGGAATAAAGCTGCTGAAAGGATTTCTGGGTATAGCTCAGAGGAGGTAATAGGTAATCCTAAAATTTGGGAGTGGCTTTATCCAGATGAAAATTATAGAAATGAAATTTTTCAAAAAGCAAAAGAGATACTTGAAGGGAAACTGAATGTCATTGATTTTGTTACAAAGATAAGAACCAAATCTGGTGAAGCAAGATATATCTCTTGGTATTCAAATAAACTGTATGATGTGGAAGATAATTTTTATGGCAGTTTAGCAATTGGTATTGATGTCACTGATAAAGTAAAAGCTGAGGAGAAACTCAGAAAGAGTGAAGAGAAATTTAGAGTGGCGTTTTATACTAGTCCAGATGCTGTTAATATAAACAGATTGGAAGATGGTTTATATGTTTCTTTAAACAAAGGTTTTACTGATATTACTGGATATACCGAAGAAGAGGTGATAGGTAAGACAAGCAAGGAACTAAATATCTGGTATGATTATAAGGATAGAGAATATTTAACAAAACAACTTAAAGAAAATGGAATTGTAAGAAATTATGAGTCAAGGTTTAGAATTAAAGATGGATCTATTAAATATGGTTTAATGTCAGCATGTATTATAGAGATTAGTGGTGAAAAATATATTTTAAGCATTACAAGAGACATAACTGATTATAAAAAAGCTATTGAAGAAAAAGAGAAATTACAACAACAATTATTTCAAGCACAAAGATTAGAGTCAATAGGACGTCTTGCTGGTGGTATTGCCCACGATTTCAATAATATGTTGAGTATTATTTATAGCTACATACAACTTGCACAGATGCATCTTGACGAAAAAAGCCAAGTTTATAGTTATATAAATGAAATTTTTAGGGCTTCTGAAAGAGCTACAGATCTAGTAAAACAGCTTCTAGCTTTCGCAAGAAAGATGCCAGCTCAGCCAAAAATTATAAATGTAAATGAAATTATTTTTAATATGCTGAAAATGTTAAAGAGGGTAATACCAGAATCAATTGAATTGAAATTTGAGCCAGTAGATAATAATTGTTTTGTTAAAATAGATGAAGTTCAATTAGAGCAAATTATAACAAATTTGTGTGTAAATGCAAAGGATGCTATAAAAGATAAGGGTAGAATTATAATTCAAACACAAAAATATATTGTAGAAGAGGAAGCTAAATCGCTCGTTGAATTAATTCCAGGAAAATATGTTTTAATATCAATTTCAGATACAGGTGAAGGGATAGAAAAGGAGCATTTGAGCAAAATTTTTGAGCCTTTCTTTACTACAAAGGAGCTTGGAAAAGGGACGGGGCTTGGTCTTGCAACTGTTTATGGAATAGTAAAACAAAATAATGGTTTTATTAATGTTTACAGTGAAAAAGGGGTCGGTACTACATTTAAGATATATTTTCCATTGATAGAGGAAACTAAAGTTAAAAAGTCGGTTGATATGGGCAATAAAGGGTTAATCTATGCCAAAAATAATGAAACTATTTTGGTGGTAGAAGATGAAGATTATCTTTTAGATGCTATAAAAATGCAATTAGAAAGTTTGGGATATAGAGTGATCGCTTTTAATAATCCAGAAAAAGCCTTAGAAAATATAGTAGAGAAAAAAATAGATTTTGATTTGATTATTACGGATGTGATTATGCCAAAAATGAGTGGGAAAGAGTTTTTTGATAAGGTAAAAGAGGTTATTCATGAGCCAAAAGTAATTTTTTGCTCTGGCTATCCTGAAAGTATAATCTCTGCTGAAGGGATAATCGGTGAGAATATAGAATTTATCCAAAAACCCTATCATATAGAGGATTTAGCCAAAAAAATCAGACGACTCTTAGACAGTTAA
- a CDS encoding serine dehydratase subunit alpha family protein: MYTVKEILRMEVAPALGCTEPVALALCSAAAASLLSDTSNIKSIKVGLDPNLYKNALAVAIPGTNGKSGLHLAIALGIIIKKPELKLEILSLANENILSEAENLVKKSIIEINILNEKKGIYIDTKIITDRENSQAIIENYHNNITALYKNGERIINDYLLTEVKKNKESIAEMEKWLSSLSLDNLIDMLDDLDDEDFVFIKEGVDTNMALAEYGLKHGPGLGVGLAIDRMVRQKLITRDMETDARIYTSAAADARMSGVSLPAMSSAGSGNHGLTAILPIWIVKNYVQVSDKEVYKAIALSHIVTAYIKSFTGRLSAVCGCSIAAGAGAAAGIAYLLGGNQKHIGGAIKNVVQDLAGVICDGAKAGCALKLATAGGSAVRSALLSLQGIIAQSSDGIIGSTTEDTIKSMGKISKEGMIDTDRTILNIMLEKQFNI, encoded by the coding sequence ATGTACACAGTTAAAGAAATACTAAGAATGGAAGTTGCTCCAGCTTTAGGTTGTACTGAACCAGTTGCTTTAGCCCTTTGCTCGGCAGCTGCGGCAAGCTTATTGTCAGATACATCAAATATTAAATCAATAAAGGTTGGATTAGACCCAAATTTATATAAGAATGCTCTAGCTGTAGCTATTCCAGGGACAAATGGAAAAAGTGGCCTACATCTTGCCATTGCTCTCGGTATTATTATTAAAAAGCCTGAATTAAAGTTAGAAATTTTATCACTAGCCAATGAAAATATTTTAAGTGAAGCAGAAAATTTAGTGAAAAAAAGTATAATAGAAATAAATATACTAAATGAAAAAAAAGGAATTTATATTGACACAAAAATTATTACAGACAGAGAAAATAGCCAGGCTATTATTGAAAATTATCATAATAACATCACTGCACTTTATAAAAATGGTGAAAGAATCATTAATGACTACTTACTTACTGAAGTAAAAAAGAATAAAGAATCTATAGCAGAAATGGAAAAATGGCTTTCATCTTTAAGTTTAGATAATTTAATAGATATGCTTGATGATTTAGATGATGAGGATTTTGTATTTATTAAAGAAGGTGTTGATACAAATATGGCATTGGCTGAATACGGGTTAAAACACGGCCCTGGCCTTGGAGTAGGACTAGCTATTGATAGGATGGTCAGACAAAAACTTATTACGAGAGATATGGAAACAGATGCTAGAATATACACATCTGCTGCTGCTGATGCACGAATGTCAGGAGTAAGTCTTCCGGCTATGAGTTCTGCAGGCAGTGGCAACCATGGTCTTACTGCAATATTACCTATTTGGATTGTAAAAAATTATGTGCAAGTTAGCGATAAAGAAGTTTATAAAGCTATTGCCTTGAGTCATATTGTAACTGCTTATATAAAATCATTTACAGGTAGACTCTCTGCAGTATGTGGTTGTTCAATTGCAGCAGGTGCAGGAGCAGCTGCAGGGATAGCATATCTCTTAGGTGGTAATCAAAAACATATAGGTGGAGCTATAAAAAATGTAGTTCAGGATCTTGCAGGTGTAATTTGTGATGGTGCAAAAGCTGGATGTGCGTTGAAACTTGCAACAGCCGGTGGCTCAGCTGTAAGATCTGCACTTTTATCACTACAAGGGATAATTGCTCAATCATCAGATGGGATTATAGGATCCACTACTGAGGACACTATCAAGAGTATGGGTAAAATTAGCAAAGAAGGTATGATTGATACTGATAGAACAATTCTAAATATTATGTTAGAAAAGCAATTTAATATTTAA
- a CDS encoding IclR family transcriptional regulator has protein sequence MTYKSNVKLVQSVLHALQLFEVFRTSENKDEFGVTELSKALGLHKNNVFRLLATLESRGYIEQNPETENYRLGIEIFNLGQQFINKLNILKLARPFMEKIVAEVNESIYIGILRKGFVVYLDMVEANQNVRVVSRVGKDVPAYCTAIGKIQLAYASEEEINSMYMGARLKRYTNNTITSLPELKKHLKEVLANDYALDNEEFEERVRCIAVPIKDYLGVPVAALSVTGPACRMTDEKIFDEIYPTAKKYAREISKRLGWQG, from the coding sequence GTGACTTACAAATCAAATGTAAAACTTGTTCAATCAGTTTTACACGCGCTACAACTATTTGAAGTATTTAGAACCAGTGAAAATAAAGATGAGTTTGGAGTAACAGAGCTCAGCAAAGCACTTGGCTTACATAAAAACAATGTTTTTAGGCTTCTTGCAACACTTGAGTCAAGAGGTTATATCGAGCAAAACCCTGAAACAGAAAACTACAGATTAGGTATAGAAATTTTCAACCTTGGACAACAGTTTATCAATAAATTAAATATATTAAAACTTGCAAGACCTTTTATGGAAAAGATTGTAGCTGAAGTTAATGAATCAATTTATATAGGAATTTTAAGAAAAGGGTTTGTGGTTTATTTAGATATGGTTGAAGCAAATCAAAATGTTAGAGTTGTATCAAGGGTTGGAAAAGATGTTCCTGCTTATTGTACAGCTATTGGAAAAATACAACTTGCTTATGCGTCAGAAGAAGAAATCAATAGCATGTATATGGGTGCAAGACTAAAAAGATATACTAACAACACTATCACATCTTTGCCTGAATTGAAAAAACACCTAAAAGAGGTATTAGCAAACGATTATGCACTCGATAACGAAGAGTTCGAAGAAAGAGTCAGGTGCATAGCTGTCCCAATAAAAGACTATTTAGGTGTACCTGTTGCTGCTTTAAGTGTTACAGGTCCAGCATGCAGAATGACAGATGAAAAAATATTTGATGAGATTTATCCTACAGCTAAAAAATATGCTAGAGAAATTTCCAAACGATTAGGCTGGCAAGGATAA
- a CDS encoding heavy metal translocating P-type ATPase, with product MDKRRYILKNLDCPSCAAKIETALQKGLNDNTINVNFTNKTVLLKKDYFNTANEIVKSTDPGVELIDFSKINNDNEQFNKKFMLTKIFLSLFFYIIALIYKNISVPNLTVEYILFLIPYFLIGYPVILKSLNNLKNRQLFDENFLIVVATIGAIFIKELPEAVAVMLFYIIGEFLQDLAVDRSKKSITNLLSLKAEYATVIKSGKYITKKPDEVNAGEIIVVKPGEKIPLDGVVIEGESFIDTSALTGESKLKKVKKGDEILSGMINDSNLLKIKVTKPYSDSTISKILDLVENATENKSKTEKFITKFAKIYTPIVVYTAVFIAFIPPLVLQESYTLWIYRALILLVISCPCALVISIPLSYFAGIGKTAKNGIIVKGSNHLEALTDTGAVAFDKTGTLTEGVFKINKIVTKNGATEKEILKFAAYTEFNSNHPISKAILNEYKGEIDINKIEEYEEIKGYGIKTKVFGKTVFVGNDGLMHLMNIEHDDCDVDHSVVYVAVDNKFLGYILIDDIVKSESKLALDKLKKLGIQNIIMLTGDNYSAASKIANQIGIKEFYANLLPQDKIKKVNEIKEKLSAQNKKKRVVFVGDGINDAPVIAVSDVGVAMGGIGSSITIEAADIIIMDDSPISVPKAIEIAKLTKKNAKENIIFSLAVKVIFITLGIAGAATMWQAVFADVGVALIAVLNSMRIFIKKLKNYE from the coding sequence ATGGATAAGAGAAGATATATTCTAAAAAATTTAGATTGTCCAAGTTGTGCTGCAAAAATCGAAACAGCTCTTCAAAAAGGGCTCAATGACAATACTATTAATGTTAATTTTACAAATAAAACAGTTCTCCTAAAAAAAGACTACTTCAACACAGCAAATGAAATAGTAAAAAGCACTGATCCAGGTGTTGAATTAATCGATTTTAGTAAAATAAATAATGATAACGAACAATTTAACAAAAAATTTATGCTTACAAAAATATTTTTATCTCTCTTTTTCTACATAATCGCATTAATTTATAAAAACATCTCTGTCCCAAACTTAACTGTAGAATATATTTTATTCCTTATACCCTACTTTTTAATTGGATACCCTGTAATTTTAAAATCATTGAACAACTTAAAAAATAGACAGCTTTTTGATGAAAATTTTCTAATTGTTGTTGCTACAATTGGTGCTATTTTTATCAAAGAGTTACCAGAAGCTGTTGCGGTAATGCTTTTTTACATCATTGGAGAATTTTTACAAGATCTGGCTGTAGATAGATCTAAAAAATCGATTACCAATTTACTTTCCCTAAAAGCAGAATACGCAACAGTAATTAAAAGTGGAAAATATATCACTAAAAAACCAGACGAAGTTAATGCTGGTGAAATAATAGTAGTAAAACCAGGTGAAAAAATTCCATTAGATGGGGTAGTTATAGAAGGTGAGAGTTTTATAGACACATCAGCACTAACTGGAGAGTCCAAATTAAAAAAAGTAAAAAAAGGCGATGAAATATTATCAGGGATGATTAATGATAGTAACCTCCTAAAAATAAAAGTTACAAAACCTTATTCAGACTCTACAATATCTAAAATTTTAGATTTAGTGGAAAATGCCACAGAAAATAAGTCAAAAACCGAAAAATTTATTACAAAATTTGCTAAAATCTACACTCCTATAGTTGTTTATACTGCAGTCTTTATAGCTTTTATACCTCCATTAGTTTTACAGGAAAGCTATACTTTATGGATTTATCGTGCATTGATATTACTTGTTATTTCCTGCCCTTGCGCGCTCGTAATCTCGATACCACTTTCTTATTTTGCAGGGATAGGCAAAACAGCTAAAAATGGAATTATAGTAAAAGGTAGTAATCATTTAGAAGCTTTAACAGATACAGGAGCTGTGGCTTTTGATAAAACAGGAACTTTAACAGAAGGTGTATTCAAAATAAATAAAATTGTAACTAAAAACGGAGCTACGGAAAAAGAAATCTTGAAATTTGCTGCTTATACAGAGTTTAACTCTAACCACCCAATATCAAAAGCAATACTCAATGAATACAAAGGTGAAATAGATATAAATAAAATAGAAGAATATGAAGAAATTAAAGGTTATGGAATAAAAACAAAGGTATTTGGAAAAACTGTTTTCGTTGGTAATGATGGACTTATGCATCTTATGAATATAGAACATGATGATTGTGATGTTGACCACTCTGTAGTTTATGTTGCAGTAGATAACAAATTCTTGGGATACATTTTAATCGATGACATAGTGAAAAGCGAATCAAAGTTAGCTTTAGATAAACTTAAAAAACTCGGTATCCAAAATATAATTATGCTGACTGGGGATAATTACAGTGCTGCCTCAAAAATTGCAAATCAAATAGGGATTAAAGAGTTTTATGCAAACCTACTCCCACAAGATAAAATAAAAAAAGTAAATGAAATTAAAGAAAAGTTATCAGCCCAAAATAAAAAGAAAAGAGTAGTTTTCGTTGGTGACGGGATCAATGATGCCCCAGTGATTGCCGTTAGTGATGTAGGTGTAGCTATGGGTGGTATTGGAAGTAGTATCACAATAGAAGCAGCAGATATAATTATAATGGATGACAGCCCTATATCTGTGCCAAAAGCTATCGAAATTGCTAAACTTACCAAAAAAAATGCTAAGGAAAATATCATATTCTCTTTAGCTGTAAAAGTTATTTTTATTACTTTGGGTATAGCTGGGGCTGCTACAATGTGGCAGGCAGTATTTGCGGATGTGGGTGTGGCACTAATAGCTGTTCTAAACTCAATGAGGATATTTATTAAAAAACTAAAAAATTATGAATAA
- a CDS encoding ArsR/SmtB family transcription factor produces MLKDYEIERLSYLFKILGDPTRIKILSILDKKELCVNDIADKLNISVSAVSHQLNNLKVAKLVKSRRDGKNIYYTLDDDHVEKLFENALEHIRHG; encoded by the coding sequence ATGTTAAAGGATTATGAAATCGAACGACTGTCGTATCTTTTTAAGATATTGGGTGATCCAACCAGAATCAAAATTTTAAGTATCTTAGACAAAAAAGAGTTATGCGTAAATGATATAGCTGATAAGTTAAATATCTCCGTTTCTGCTGTCTCTCACCAGCTAAATAACCTTAAAGTTGCAAAACTTGTGAAAAGCAGAAGAGACGGCAAAAACATCTATTACACTTTAGATGATGACCACGTGGAAAAGCTTTTTGAAAACGCATTGGAGCATATAAGACATGGATAA